Genomic DNA from Solanum pennellii chromosome 3, SPENNV200:
GCTGcttacattaaaattaaaagcatGGAGAGTTTGGTGGGGTGAGTAGGAAGCTGCAGTTGCAGTTTACAAAGTACCTAAATTGGAACAGAAGTGCACTAAGATAAGACCCTACAATTGGACCAACCCAAACTTATCTTTACATTTCAACCTAAAATCCACCATCACACATTTGAGTGGATACATTTTAATCTGAAGATACACTTTGGTTATTTCACTCCGTTTTCATGCTTAGGAGAGTATTCCACACCAATACCATTAGTAGCAGATAGTTTTGTCCTAGTCTCCACATAGTTTCCTGCCATAGAATCAAACAAAATGCCAGCGCCAATACCAACAGCCAAATCAATAGTGTAATGGCCCCTAGTGCTTAGTAACCTCACAACTTGCAATACATTCAATGCGTCAAATACTCTAGCCATTTCCCATCTCTGCATACGTTTCATATCCAGCGAAGCAATCACCGAGGCCGCAACATGCCCtgaataaaacaagaaaaacgaCACATTCCCAACTGGGAAATCCACCCCTGACCCCAAGAAATCCTACAATTCAGAAAGCGATATATCACTGCATTTTTCGACATTTTGTATTGATACCATTAAATTGAATCATACATTCAAATAATCTTGAACATGGAGGTTTAATGGTAGAGAATGACACTCTACACTAGTCACTAGTCAGTTTCAAAAGTGGGTGGTGCTCATGTAATGTCCAAGTATACAAGCAGTATTATAACATTTATCGCATTAAATTAGTTAGCTAGGACAAGTCCAAGCTATTTGTTAGACAGCTATTTATGCTAAAATATGCCCCCCAGCCCCCACTATGACTTgatggaaaaaatattatagtatTAAACAGCATTTATTCAACTTTAACATTTCTGTTATATAGAATATTGATTGAAATGCCGATTTTACTGGTCCATTTTAGCAAATTAAGataaattaattactcattttcttCCAATACTACTcagattaaattaaattttcaaagctTATTTGTAAATATTTCTCATGTAAGTTAATACGTACCAAGTAAAATGACAGGGGGAGCCTTCTATGAGCACGAGGCTACACAAAAGTTTAAGATAGTCCCATCCATACAAGTATTTAAGTCAAATGAATGGTTAGCTTGTGATCTACGCGAATAAAGCGGAAATaacacatttatatttaaacttgtataaaataaaacaaatagtTACAAACGTcttatatgaaaatttgtgacACGAAGAATTCgtgtgtctatttattcaactttatacaaaaaaaaattgaatgacataaatgtaaaataagaCCAAATTAAAAggatatattcatatattatgaATTTGGTAGAGTTATTGGAACTTTCTTTTAGAAGTTTTAAAAGCAAAAGGGATCTAGCTGTAAAGAAAGAGCTTGTATACAGGATGGattattaatagaaaaaagGGAAAGTAAAATACCTCCGGCAACGGCAATTGTGTAGCATACCCGAGAATCCCTCTGAATGTGAACATAAACAGCGCCGATATTGTCGCTCGAGGCCGTCCTTCAATTAGAAAAGTCCCCAAAATGTACGCCGTTTGCATCGCCACAAACACCTAAATTAAACTCAAAtcgtgaaaaaaaatatttgattaatgcTAAAATTTATCGATAAAAACTGCAGATCCAGTTCATAACTAGATCGGTAACACCGACATGCACCGCTTTGGTGATGTGCGTAGTAGCGTAGCGTACCGTGTTTAGGCCAGCAAAGAGAGTGTTGAGAGCGGGTTTAGCAGCAAGCAATCGATTAAGAGGAACTGTAACAATAAATCCGAGATCGAAAGGCGGAGCAGAAGCTGGAATCATATGAAGCGTATATTCCACTCCCATGAAAAACAACAGTGAAGCAGCGAAGATACACGGTATCGGATGATACTTCACTACACCGAATACATCCTCCATCCTCCACTTCATGAAATACGCATTACCTAACCAACATCCATAACCACCAACCTCCGTTCCCGTTGCCGATGCCgatttcttcttcatttctgTAACGTCCACTTTCCTTTCAGTGGTATTCCTTTTGCTGAGAGTAGAGGAAGAACTATTCCGACTATGAAATGTGTCTCCGTTCATTGTCGCCGGAAACGGAGAAACACATGGTGAATGTGGATCTAGTGAATGTATATATAAAGGGGATCAAGTGACGGATTTTACGAAGGTCGTTGTCGTTGATATTTAATTTGGGGATGATACGTATATCAGAGAAATCGTTTTCGTTTAATTACAAGTGTTGAAAATGCAGGACAATCGGCATACCAACTTTTCGACTAAAGTGCCAAATAAAACAAACACTTTCAGGGTAGTTTGGTAATTTGCTATATAATAAACTACCGATTAatactttttcaaaaataaataaaagagaaaagggtcaaaaatactcctcaattttgttttattagttgattaaataaagttatttacaCCTTCGCCGCCATTAATTTCACCATTTATATCCCTCAACTAACGGAAATCCCCAAATCAACACAAATTacccaatttttaaaaaaaattatccaccACCCTGATATAATTCAAACCCTTACCCGACCCAACTAATCCAAACCTATTTCACCTTAATCTCTAAAACAAAAGTTTCAATCTTCCTCGTCGATTCCTCCGCCGCCATCTCCTTTGGGTCAACAATTAAGAACCAAAGCTTCTTTCACTGTGGCTAATTCGCGTAAACAACGAAGAGTCCAATGACCTTCGAAATTAGTCACAAATCACGATTTTGTAGAAATACCaagtagaaaataaaatttcagaaaaaCCAATGGCAACTAATAACAGTTTTTTGCTCCCTCGAAAGTCTTCTCAAGCATGAATTTTCACTAGTCagtataaaaatcataaaagagATGATCGTATTAATAACAAACTGATACTGATCAAGATAAGAAAAATGACATTAGTTAGGTTATACAAGAGCACGAGAGGCGTCCTAAATTCTAAAATATCTTAATAGTCAAATCATGAAACCAGCAAAAAGTTTATGATACGGTTAAGAAAAGCAAACAttaaagattattatttttattctcttaCCCAAAGAAATTAACTATTCAAGACGTAACTAACTATCAAAACCTTGCTATCTTATTTATTCCAAACCCTGTTCCCTAAATGGATGATTGGAAGGACAACCAATTTCATCTAATTCTTTTGATTAACATGTATCTCTATGGCTGAAAGCCGTctcaattttaactttaaaaccaAATGCTGAGGCATTTAAAATAATAGCAATCAACGTATATGACTTTGAGATTGTCCATGATGTATTCTCGTTCTCTTGATTGGATCTTGGCAATGTCATTGCAAGTTTAACCTCCAGAAATTCAAAATGGGAACaggtcttttttttaaaaaaattgggttATACGGGTGGGTTAGGACATTGAGTTTAAAATGGGAATgggtctttttttttaaaaaaaatgggtaATTGTGTTGATTTGGGGATTTTTGTTAGTTGAAGGgtataaatgataaaattaatgaCGACGAGAGTATGAATAACTTTGTTTTAACAGCAGgaatataattaactaataaaataaaattgaaagttatttttgatccttttctctaaataaaataataagaagtttaaataaaataataaatattgacGAAACAATAAATAAACGGGTTTGGCATGGAATCACACAAAAGTGATGAGCTGTTTCAATATTTGTGGACTCTAAAGTAGGGATGAATATTTTAGTATAACAAATTCATCTGATCCCACgcctttaatttaattctaaatTCATCCAACACATTGTTCCTTACTCgtaaaaaaattcttcaagaaaaaattgaagaatattcaaataatatatatatatatataatcataatccTAAATAATGAAGATTCGGTATATGAATGAAAacaattaaatttcttttagaTCAACATACAAAATATATCTATCTAAAAATTCAGAgaaataaaattctaattttttattcttttaaagaaAGATATTGCAGAGTCTTAGTCATAAACTCgtttgtataaaattttattctttcgATATCTCACTGTAAATGCAGgttaaaaatttgataaattactTCTTGTTTTTCTAGAACACTATTAAATAGAATACAATAGAAAACAACAAATATCTCGAACCAAATGAAATagtaatgttttttttgttgattataaatataaattaatccaGAGAGTAGACACTGAGGTCCCTAGCATTTATTAAAGCAAGATGGAACACATTACTTGTAGTATATTATAACAAGGAATTAACTATACAATACCTTCGAACTTgattgttattatttaattcGTTTCTACATTTTTTTCTCCAGTCTTTTTCCAATATGTTGGGTGTTGGCACAATGCATTAACAATCATGTGACCGTGAGGCATAACTAAGGGATTTCCTCTGAGTTTACGTGAACTCATATTTTCCTCTCTAaatcaagtataatattttcatatttataaaactaaGATACTTAAATATAAGAGTAGTTAACCTAAACTTTAAGTACACATTATACATGTGATGATTAGGTGCCTCTTTTATGTGAGGCTAGAAAGAGTCCAAGTAAGTTGATCCAAAAAGGCAAGGAGTAAATCATGTGGGACGTTTCAATTTTTACCAGCAGAACCATAGTTGCCCACTTTGAGATGTGGTGCTGAAACAAAGACAAGTAGAAAGGACACAAAATTAACAAGACATAAGTAGGCTCCATGAAAAACTTGTTAAATTCTACAGGCCgataaatatgatttaatttaatgcATTTGGGTAACTCGAGCACATATGCGTACATCTTACGATATGTATAAGAGTCAGAAGATCTTCTGCTCATAATTTTAAGGGTCATCTACTCATCTACAAGGAAGAACAAAAATACAGCCTATAAATAACAAGTCTCCCATTAGCTTTGATCAGATTATTTTTTCGTTAGCGCATATGTGCTCgcttgagagagagagagagagagagagagagtaaaaTCAACTGACTTGCTTGAGCTCTTCATAATTACACTGCCATAGTTTAGTGCTTGGACAGTAACAACTTAAACAGGCAAAATTTTTCAGAGGTTGAACTGAATCCCTAATCTAACCTATAATTATCAACATTTTGTCTTTTCTTTGAATCCTTCCTTCTTTAACTGAATACTGATCTTCCATACCGTCTCCGCTTCCACAGGAGACACTGCCACTTCTTATCACTGGCGTCAAGAGGTTGTATCCTAGATCTGAAAATCTACAGCTCCCCCCGAAAATATAGCACaggagcatttgcatcagagaGACCACTGCCGCTACCTTGATGCTTGATCAAGACCAGTGGCAGCAGAGCTCATGCCAGGGGCAACACCATTTTCATTTGGAGGTGGTGTACCCCATTTACCTTCCGACTCTAGAGGCTCAAGCACATAAACTCCGCCATCAGTAAGTCCTACTGCGCATTGGTTTGATTCAGATGGATGAGCAGCAACGACAAGTGGATATACTCTGGAGCTGTCAAGTACATTATCAGGCAACTAGGAGACAGACATGAGAGAATATGAAACTACACCTAGTTTTAATCCTATTGTCCCTGATATGATTCATATCtttggaaaaaaattagaatacaaAGATGCATACCTTGGGTTAGAAGGCAAGTAGGCGGCAGGATTCACCCGACACCTCAGCTTGAGTGCTGCAGCAGTAAAGATACTCACACTACCATCATCAAAACTTGCAAAAATTGATTGGCTATCACACGAGTACGTCGCATCAGTAACTGCAAAATTTGGTGAAACCCACTGCAAGGAACCAAACTTTATGTGAGTTCAACAGCCTCCTTTCCTTCCCTTGATCAGACAAACATACAAAAGactaaaaacaatatttttgacTAGTTTTAACAATAACTCCTAGTTTGTGTGATTTGGGGactatttatatgaaaaatcaaaGTACTATCTCCCACCATGCAATAATATAATGTTTGCCAAATAAACACAGGACACAACATTATCGCAACCCACCAAGAGCAAAGCACCAGGTAAACAAGATATGTCTTACAAACCTGCTTCACGCATTCAAGCTTTGATGCTTCATATATTGCTATCTGTGTTTCATGAACAACCAACAAATGCGTCTGATCTTGATGGAACTGAACCCGTGTCTGAGCAAGAGGATTTATTGCTCTACCAGAGGGGATCTGCAAAAACTTGCTGGCTTTCTTCTCCCATCCATCCATGCTCCAAACACATAGCTGAAGAATGTAAATGGTAAGAAACCAAGATAAAGAGAGATATCAGTCCTTACTACTAATGTTGCTCTCATAAAATTAAAGGATGGAAATTCTTTGGAGAATCAATGGAAACAATTTGAAAGTGAACTGTTGTGTTTTAACTTTCCTGCAATAGAAAGCAAGATAACAAGGTAGAAAGCTTTTTGCTCTTCACCCACTGAAATTTCTCAAGTGTCTACCAAAAAAGCATCGAGCAAGTCCCAATTTTGGTTATCGGTTCGACATTCGGTatacatttttgtatttttcggtATTTCGATTTGATTTTCGATATGTAATTTTGTGttattcggtatttcggtttaccgaaatatattatattatactatatatttatattatattaattattaatgttaaataataaatattataatttaaaataaaaaattaagaagtaaAAGACACTTCTTTGATGTAACTATTTTTAGCCCATTAagctgaaaaatcaaacaaaaaaatttgtaaatttttaaattttaaaaagcagACCAagcaggcccattaaaaaaccgaaataacaaaaccgaaccgaaccgaattatttcggttcggttcaaTACACGTTGAACAAgaaccgaaaaccgaaaaaaccaaaaaaaaaaaaacgaaaccGAATCGAATTACCGAATGCCCACCCCGCCAACAGTGAATCTGGGTCCTGCAGATTTTCGAAGTATAACATGGGATTTACCTGAGCATCAGCACCAGATGATACCAGAACATTCAAAACGCTAGAGAAAGCCAAGCCAGTTACTCTCTTCTGATGACCTTTGAGTTTGCTTTTCACCTGTAGATTTGAAAAAGTAACAAAATCATCATGTTATGCACAGATCATATATCAATTATGATATCCTAATCTTAACATATAATCTTAATTTATTTCAGGACCTCATCAACGCGAACATTATATATCTGTATAGAAGAGTCCTCCATTCCGATAGCAATAATGTTATTATCCTGTGGATGAAAAGCAAGAAAAGTTGCTGCAGGTGGAGGGGGCATGAAAGTTGTCATGGTCTGCAAGGCATTAAGTGTATGTTAAGCCTCAGATTTAAAACCGACCAATCACACTGATACACAAGCTATCGAACTAAGCCACACACATTTGAGTTATAAATACCTTAAAAGTCATCATGTTAAACAAAGAAATTTTTCCACCAGATGCGGACATAACATAAGAGTCATTCTTGGAAAGTGCAAAGCATGGAACAGCTTCTTCAGGGTTTGTGTCACTTATATCATTTGTCATCAGAATCCCACTGGAAGGTTGCCATAATTGAGGGGGGACAGCAGTAGATGCCTGGAGAGATAAATCAGAACAGGTTATCAGAAAAGAAACATTAAAGATCAAGGTTAAAGgggaaaaagaaagataatTCACTACGGAATTTATGGGAAGAGAAAAAAACTCGAACAAAAAGTCCCAGTACCTTTCCTGTCACGTTCCTCTCGTTCCGTTGCCACTTCCAGAGTTTGTGTACGGCATTGTATGCCAAAGCCAGAATTGCACCTCCCGAATTTGTGTACATTAATCTAATGATCTGAATatagcaaaatataaaaaattgatcaaCAATAACTCTCAAGTTACATAAGATATCTGAAACATAAACTCCTAATTTTAAAAACCACAATGAATTACCTATCTTTTCCTTACGGTAAATAAACAAACCAAGACAAAAACTTAAATGAATAGACTTGACAAAACTTGTTCTGGAACAACTAG
This window encodes:
- the LOC107012069 gene encoding phosphatidylcholine:diacylglycerol cholinephosphotransferase 1-like, whose protein sequence is MNGDTFHSRNSSSSTLSKRNTTERKVDVTEMKKKSASATGTEVGGYGCWLGNAYFMKWRMEDVFGVVKYHPIPCIFAASLLFFMGVEYTLHMIPASAPPFDLGFIVTVPLNRLLAAKPALNTLFAGLNTVFVAMQTAYILGTFLIEGRPRATISALFMFTFRGILGYATQLPLPEDFLGSGVDFPVGNVSFFLFYSGHVAASVIASLDMKRMQRWEMARVFDALNVLQVVRLLSTRGHYTIDLAVGIGAGILFDSMAGNYVETRTKLSATNGIGVEYSPKHENGVK